Proteins encoded by one window of Anaerosporomusa subterranea:
- a CDS encoding DEAD/DEAH box helicase: MEKFKALGISDLITQSLNNMGFEEPTPIQEKAIQPAMRGQDLIGQAQTGTGKTAAYGIPLIEKMEGAREKVQGLVLTPTRELAIQVAEELNKIAQYTDVHTLPIYGGQDIERQIRGLKKRPQIIVATPGRLKDHMQRRTIRLDELRMIVLDEADEMLNMGFIEDIEEILSATPASRQTLLFSATMPRAIQSLSQRFLRNPALISIQSKEVTVPLVEQNYLEVQDRQKFDVLCRLLDIQSPELAIVFGRTKRRVDELSEALKKRGYAAEGIHGDLTQAKRDSVIRQFRDGSTDILVATDVAARGLDISGVTHVYNFDIPQDPESYVHRIGRTGRAGQAGTAITFVIPREMDHLRTIERLSRRKIVRMSVPTMSDALEGQQRLAVERLLAVIEEGGFEKYNSRAAELLDENDSVALVAAALKLLTKEPDTTPVRLTEEAPLRHRSNDNFRRRPPLRR, encoded by the coding sequence ATGGAAAAATTCAAAGCGCTCGGAATCAGTGACTTGATTACACAATCATTGAACAATATGGGGTTTGAGGAACCCACCCCCATACAAGAGAAGGCCATCCAACCCGCAATGCGCGGCCAAGATCTAATCGGTCAAGCGCAAACAGGCACCGGAAAAACAGCTGCCTATGGCATCCCTCTGATTGAAAAGATGGAAGGCGCCCGCGAGAAAGTACAAGGGTTGGTATTAACCCCAACACGCGAGCTCGCCATCCAAGTCGCAGAAGAGCTTAACAAGATAGCGCAATATACCGATGTCCATACTCTTCCTATCTATGGCGGACAAGATATTGAACGTCAGATTAGAGGTTTGAAAAAAAGACCGCAGATCATTGTTGCTACTCCTGGTCGGTTAAAAGACCATATGCAAAGGCGCACAATCCGCCTAGACGAATTGCGCATGATCGTGCTTGACGAAGCAGATGAAATGTTGAACATGGGCTTCATTGAAGATATCGAAGAAATCCTCAGTGCAACCCCTGCCAGCCGTCAGACTCTCCTCTTCTCGGCAACCATGCCCAGAGCCATTCAGTCTCTGTCACAGCGTTTTCTCCGTAATCCGGCACTGATCAGCATCCAATCGAAGGAAGTCACCGTACCGCTAGTTGAACAGAACTATCTAGAAGTACAGGACCGCCAAAAATTTGATGTCTTATGCCGGTTGCTTGACATCCAATCCCCTGAATTGGCTATTGTCTTCGGCAGAACCAAACGGCGGGTGGACGAGCTGTCCGAGGCGTTGAAAAAACGCGGCTATGCTGCCGAAGGGATTCACGGCGATCTCACACAGGCAAAACGAGACAGTGTCATCCGCCAATTCCGGGATGGTTCCACCGATATCCTAGTTGCTACCGACGTAGCTGCACGGGGACTTGACATCAGCGGCGTTACTCATGTTTACAACTTTGATATCCCGCAAGACCCGGAAAGCTATGTGCACCGCATTGGACGGACAGGCCGGGCCGGTCAGGCTGGAACAGCCATCACATTCGTCATTCCGCGCGAAATGGATCATCTGCGGACAATTGAGCGTCTCTCCAGACGAAAAATCGTCCGCATGAGCGTTCCGACTATGAGCGACGCTCTTGAAGGTCAGCAACGCCTGGCTGTAGAACGCCTGCTGGCGGTCATCGAGGAAGGCGGCTTTGAAAAGTATAATAGCCGAGCAGCCGAACTCCTTGACGAAAATGACTCTGTAGCACTAGTGGCAGCCGCTCTTAAGCTGTTGACAAAAGAACCGGATACCACGCCAGTCCGCTTAACCGAAGAAGCGCCGCTACGGCATCGTAGCAATGATAACTTCCGGCGCCGCCCGCCACTTCGGCGGTAA